ATATTAGTGGCTCCAAATGCAATTTTTTTGCATTTTTGATAGATAAGCTTATGCATAGGGTGAATGGATGGACAGAGAGATGGCTCTCGAAAGGAGGTGTTGATCAAATCTATTTTGCTAGCTCTTCCACATATGTTATGTCCACTTTTTTGCTCCCTTTGGAGATATGTGAAAACTTAGCAAGTGCCATTGCACAATTTTGGTGGAGTTCGCCCCCCCCGAAGAGAGGAATTCATTGGGCAAAATGGGAAAAGGTTTGTCTACCACGAGAAGAAGGGGAATTGGTTTTCGTATGATTCATGAGTTTAATCTGGCTTTATTAGCAAAACAATTATGGAGGTTATTTCAATACCCAGATTCGTTGGTGGCTAGAGTACTGAGGGGAATATACTACAAAATGAGTTCACCTTTACGAACACTCTCTGTAAGCAGTCCTTCATATGTGTGGATCAGCATCTCAGCAGCTAGAAAGCTACTACTATTGGATCTCAGACATAAGTTACACTCAGGATATGACGTCAAGGTCTAGGATGATCCTTGGATCCCTACAACACCAGCTAGACCGACTCGTCCTTTATCCTTAGTCTTACATCCGAATATGTGACTCAGTGACTTTATCAATCAGGAATCAAAGGAATGGGATGTTGGATTACTGGAGAATTATGTGGCCCCTGAAGACATACCTCTCATAAGGAGTTTGGCCATCAGCTATGCTCATCGAAGAGACACACTTTGTTGGAACTACACGAAGAATGGCCTCTACACGGTTAAATCAGGATATTGGGTAGCTCGCAATTTATTGCAACCTGATGGAGAGAATGAGATACTAGAACCGAGTATAACAAAGTTCCAGGCCTTTGCTTGGAAGATAAAAGCACCACAAAAAATTGTCATCTTATATGGAAACTGATAACATGTTATGCCGCATTAACAAAAAACTTGACAAGGCGCGACATGAGATTTGATAATTACTGCCCAAGATGTGGAGAACCAGAAGAATCTGTTACACATGCCATTTTTGATTGCCCACCAGCGCTACAAGTTTGGACCTTATCTTCGACGCCAACGAGTTTGGATACCTTTCATATCTCGAGTATCTATGCTAAAATGGATTATCTCTTCTGGAGGAAAAACAGTATTGATAAACTAGAATTAGATAGTGATCCTTACTCTTGGATAATCTGGTACATTTGGAAGGCAAGAAATGATAAACTTTTTTGAGGAATAAACAGAGATCCTTTGGAGCAAGTTCGCTATGCAGAGAGTGAGTGTCAGGTCTGGTTCAGTGGAAATGAGACGAGGCCACCAACTCCACAAGACCATAGTAGTGATGAAACTCAAGTCTTAAGCTTGAGTAATATTTTCATGATAGACGGGTCATGGACATCTACATCCCAATTCAGCGGGTGTGGATGGGCATAGATGGATAACTTCGGGAATGTTCAACTCATGGGAACACAGAATTATACTCGGAGAGAGTCTCCTCTGCACTCCCCTGCACTCAGAAGTATAAGCATTGAGACGGGAGATGGAGAGCATGATGCAATATTCGACATGTCAGAGCTTTGGAACAGACTGCAAGGACTTGATCGCCATGCTTAAGGAGCCGCACGATTGGCCAAGTTTTGCAACATAATTGGAGAGGATAAAGACTTTGCAGATATGATTCTCGGACTTCAAGATTACTCACATTCCACGAGCACAAAATCAGATTTCTGACTTTTTAGTTAGGACGGCAAGATCTTTCCATAGAGAGCTTCACTTTGTTGGTTGTTCTATTCCGATCTAGTTGCCTAGACCACCTCAAGTTTAAATAATAGAATGGCCTTTCATTGTAAAAAAAAAATACTCTTCTAAATTTTTATATTTTAATTAATATTTATTTAATTATAAAAATAGAGTAAATGACCACAAAATCAAAGTAAAACTTAAATAATTACAATTCACCCAGATGGATTATTCACTCCAAAATTGACTAAGTAATTTAGGTTCTACTTACTTCTCATTTCTTTTTCTTCACTAAAAAAGTCCATCTTTTTAATCCTACCGATTTTTTTTCATACTTTAACAGGAGAGAAAGGATAATCTTCTAGCATAAAATGAGTCGAATCTTTCTCCAGGAAAAAAACTACAAAATTAGGAACAACAAATTACACACCGAAAAGGAGAAATAACGAACCCAGAATGGTATAACTCAGTAAAATTCAGTGCAACTAAAAAACTTTATATAACTTAGTACAACCGTGGAAACAGAAATTCACACCGTCGATTTCCGTAATCGGATGAAAGTCAGGAAACCCTAACTTTCCCTGAGGTCCCAGATTGTCTGCGAGAGCCAACGACAAGTGACCAAATAAATGCAGAAAATATGAAAATATAACAAAACAAATTTATAGAAAAAGTAGATCTTATTTCGAATCCGCGTAAGAGCGTTGCGATCATTACAACAGACTATAAAAGCTTCGGCCACAAGAGCTGTCAGCGAATTACTTAGCTCTAGCAACCTAAAACCTTAAGCCTAGTTGAGTCACAACTCGATAACAGAAGACGGAAAAGATATGAAAATGGTTTTGATTGATTTCGGACTGGACCTTATGAAAGGCTGCCTACGTACCCCTTTCGAGGATCAAGCCGAACGTAGTTCAAGAGTGAACCAAGAGATTGAACTGCTTGTGCGCGTTCGTCTGGTAATCGGGTGACAGTCATAGAAACATAGCATGTCGAGAATCATGCCTCAAAGTTTCTAAATGCCGAGATTTCTCCCGTTGCCTCTCGCCTAGGACTCCTTATATACTTGCTCCTAGATCGGTTTGCGCCTTTCCCCTTCTGTCCTTAAGCCGTCATAGCTCAAAAATGGAGATATTCCAATTTTCACGATCTTCGTGATTATCTTCAGAAACTTCACATTTATCCGCGGAAACTTGACATTAATCTTGCCTTACGAACCAAGCATAAACCATCATAAGGCTTATGGGTTTTCGGTTAAGAAATCGTAAGTGGGCTTCGAGTTGCATTTTAGGCCTCTTTGGGCCGTCTTTGACTCGAAACGTTTATTACGGTTTCTTCGATAAAAACAAACTTCTCGCGGTTTTTATCATAATGTTTGACTGATGACTTCGAGTGATGAGAAACAAAGAATGGTTTAGCCATGGCCTACGGGAGATAGCATTAAAGAGTAGACGAGAATGCATGGATTCGTGTCGTATCGACGTTTTGGGAAAGTTCGGTCGCTACGTAGCGACCGAGCCGTGTGCGTGCTCGGTCGCTACGTAGCGACCGAGCTTGGCTTAAGCTTGGTAGCGACCGAGCCATGTTCGTGCTGATTTTTACAGACTTTCAGACATTGATTCCGTCGTGACCGATTTTGACCCCAACAACAACTTCAACAAAGATGTTGGATATGAGCAAAACGAAAAGGAAGTATTAAAAGATAAAAATCAAACCTTAACCATTGTGAATACAAGAGGAAAATAGAAGTCCACAAAGGAACTCATCTTCATCACCATCAAACGAAACTAGCTCTAGTCGATCGAATGAATTCGTAATCATTCATCAATTGAGTAGAACTCGTACAAAGAATCTGCCGGTCCCTTTTGATGGAGTTGATCTGAAGTGATCCAAACAAAAAAAAGAGAGACTAGCTCTAGGGATAGTTTGAAGATGGCTTCTTTCTACTTCTTATCCATTGTCATCCTACGAGTTGTTAATGACTAGAAATGTGACAAAAGCTGTGGATTTAAACTTTGCCGAAGTATGACAAATATTAAAGAAAATAGAAGCAAATGAACTCATCTTCATCACCATCAAATCAACTCTAGTAGATTGAATCTGTAGTCATTCGTCAAATGAGGAGAGACTGGTTATGGGGATCGTCTAGAGATGGTTTCTTTCTACTTCTTATCCAGCGTCATCCTACGAGTTGTCAATGTGAAAAAGACGTGGAGTAAAACTTTGCCGAAGTTTGACAAAGTTTTATCTTTGCATTTGTCAAACTTAGCAAAACTTAGAAATCAAGAATAAAAACATATATAATATGGACTCAGATAATATCCGTAAGCAAACTTAATAAAATTTGGTAACCGGAAACTTCATCCAATGTTTTTTTTTTTTAACGTCTGGATTGATATTAATCAAAAGAGTTGGAACTCTGATACAAAAAGGCCATGCCTTCTACCGCAAGGTAGGTAAATTTGAAGAAAACAACAACATTCTAAATAAGAATCATACGTTGCTTTTAGTCTCTGCTTCTCGTCTCTTCTCTTGCAATCCGGTCCTGAAGCCAAGAAGGACCCCTAGAGCTAGGTAAGATTGAAACCGTCCATCCCTCAGAACACTTCTCGCTATGTCTCAAGCAATCCCGTTTGTCTGTATTGTCTCTCCCTCGAAAGTAATTGTAACAAACTTTTCTTTGAGCTTCGTTATCTGATGCAACAACGCCCTGTAGCGAGGCCATTGTAGCGGTAACTTAATAGCTTCCATTACCTCATTGTAGTCCAACGCAATGATAACGTTTGTGACTCCTAGATCGCTCAAGATCGTCAAAGTCCAAATCACACATCGGATCTCCGCTATCAATCTGTTTGGAGCATTAACAATCGCATCTCGTGCATGATGTATCACGTTCCCATAGTGATTGAAAGATACTAAAGAATATTATCGATATTGTTTAGATAGATAAGAGTAGTTCAAAGGGAAATCCCTGATTTACTGTAACTGATTCCTGTATATATTGGCACATCAATACTACGTAACATTCAAGGGAAACTAATTCTACTTTCATGGTATCAGAGCCTTCATCCTGAACCATTTCATATCATTTCTTTTCTTCTCTTCTTCTTCAATTCTCTCTTAACTCACCACAATGGCCGCTATCCCCGCTGCCGTTGATCGAGCATATGGAGTAACAAACATCAAATCCCATATCCCGATTATCCTAGATACGGACGATCACAACTATGACGCATGGAGAGAACTCATTCTCACCCATTGCCAAAGTTTTGATGTTGCTGGCCACTTGGACGGCACACTTGTTCCTGCAGATGATGTCGACACTGTGTGGACCAAGAAAGATGGTCTCGTTAAGCTATGGCTGTACGGAACCTTATCCAAAAATCTCTTAAAAAGCACCTTCAAGACGGGAGGGACTGCACGATATATCTGGTTGCGAATCGAAAACTTTTTTCGGAACAACAAAGAGGCTAGAGCCATACAGCTTGATCATGACTTGCGGAACAAGGAAATTTGAGATCTCACCATGCAAGCCTATTGTCAAGAGTTGAAGTCGATAGCAGACCTCCTTGCAAACGTCGACGCTCCAATTACGGAACGAACCCTTGTGACTTACTTGATGAATGGTCTAAATGGAAAGTATGATAACATCATCAATGTGATCATACACAGACAGCCCTTCCCTTCCTTTGAAGAGGCTAGATCAATGCTCTTGCTCGAAGAAGATCACCTCAAAAAGGGAAAAAAAACAACTCTCGCTCACACGGACACTCCCTCTGCTGACAAAGTTCTAATGGTGTCTCCAACCTCGGAACGCAAACCCTCAAACAACCAGCACCAACAACAAAAGAACTTTCCAAACAGAGGATGAGGAAAGCAGAACAGAGGTCGTGGTCGTGGCTACTACAACAATTCGCGTCCTCAAATGCAATGGAACTCTCCATTCTTGACTAACGGGTATCAAATGTGGCCTCAACAACAGTTCATGTCATGGTCTCAGTTTCCTCAACAACATCAGTTCCCACAATAAGGCATTCTCGGTTCGCGTCCCACCATGACCACACACTCGTCTCCACAACTAGCGTCTCCACAATCAGAAAACCAGAAGTTCGAGCCTACGGTGGACTTCCCAACGGCATTCAACACCATGACTCTGGTCGATCCCAGTGATAACCAATGGTACATGGATTCAGGCGCCACTGCTCACTTGACAAACACTGCAGGTAATCTAAAGTCCATTCTTAATTTACGCACCGGAAAGTCGGTCATCGTAGCTGATGGTAAACAAATTCCAATAACGACTTCGGGTTCTTTTACAATTCCATCAAACACTCGTACTCTTTCTGTTAACTCTGTTCTTGTTACTCCTTCAATAATTAAAAATCTGATTTCAGTTCGCAAGTTTACTCGTGATAATGCTTGCTCTATTGAATTTGATCCATGTGGTTTCTCTGTGAAGGATCTCAAAACTCGGAGGACTATTCTCTGCAGTTGACAGCACCGGTGACCTTTATCTGGTTTTCACTTCACCAAATAAGGCTCCACGCCAACATTCTGTTTTCTATGCTGCTTCTTCTGATGTTTGGCATCGACGCCTTGCTCATCCTAATCATCAAACTCTAAATTCTTTATTTTCAGTTTCTGCTTTGCCTTGTAATAACAAAACTTTGTCTCACATTTGTGATGCGTGTCAACTAGGGAAGCAAATAAAACAGCCTTTCAATCTTTCTGAAACGACTGTCACTGCTCCCTTTGAGATCATCCATTCCGACTTGTGGACCTCTCCGGTTCGCAGTCTAAGTGGTATCAAATATTATGTGTTGTTTCTTGATCAATATTCTCATTTCTTATGGGTTTACCCCCTCCGATCTAAACATGAGGTATTCTTTAAATACCAACACTTTGCCAATTACGTTCAAACACAGTTCTCCTCTAAAATAAACTCATTACAATGTGACAATGGGACTGAGTATGACAACTCTCAATTTCACTCTTTCTTTGCTTCACAGGGAACCACATTTCGATTTTCTTGTCCTAATACATCGCAGCAAAATCAACACTCGGAGAGAATGATAAGAACAATCAACAATTCTGTTCGTTCTCTCCTCTTCTAAGCCAATCTCCCTACCACATTTTGGGTTGAGGCTCTCCATACTGCGGTGCATATTCTCAATCTTCTTCCTTCAAAAGCTATCAAAAATGAAACTCCTTTCACCAAACTCTTCAAAAAACAAACCATATATACTCATCTAAGGGTG
This genomic interval from Brassica oleracea var. oleracea cultivar TO1000 chromosome C2, BOL, whole genome shotgun sequence contains the following:
- the LOC106324133 gene encoding uncharacterized protein LOC106324133; translated protein: MAAIPAAVDRAYGVTNIKSHIPIILDTDDHNYDAWRELILTHCQSFDVAGHLDGTLVPADDVDTVWTKKDGLVKLWLYGTLSKNLLKSTFKTGGTARYIWLRIENFFRNNKEARAIQLDHDLRNKEI